Below is a genomic region from Bacillus mycoides.
GTTTGTTTTGCAAATTTAATTGTTCTTTTCCTTTATTGGCCTTTTCTTCTGATGTCGTAGCTAATGATGTACCTGTTTTTGCAATTCCTACGATACTTTCTGATTTAGATGTTAACTGTTGAATAGAAGAGCTTGTTTTTTCAGATACTGCCGCTAGTTCTGTATGTGTAATCGTCATAGTTGTCAGTTCTTTTTCTTTTTCATGTTCTTTTTGGATTCTTTCATATTCGGATTCATAAGCTGCAATAACAAGTTCTTGTTCTAATGTGAATAATTTATTTATTACGTTTATATAATAAGAAAAATCGTCTATCGTTGAAATTTTCGTTTGCAAAATCTTTATGACGGAGCGGGATAATTCTTGATAAGCAGCGGTATACCATTTTCTATGTAAACCAATTTGTACGTGCCTTTTTGCAATTCTAACACGTTGTTCAATAAAATCTTCATTCATATTCCCGCTGAACAATTCTTTAATATGTGTCTTTAAAGTTTGTTTTAATTTGGGAATAGAGCTGTAGCGTTCAATAACAGCAATTAAATTAGGTTGTTTTGTGATGTTGGTGTAGAATTTTTCTGTTATCCAATCTATTTCCTCATAAATAAATGGCTGTAATACTTTAACAATTTGTAAATCTTCCTTTGAAATATGTAGCATATCCATTTGAGTTTTTAGTTCAGAATTAGCAGGCACGTTAAATATGATTTGTTGGCCTTTGCTTAATTCAATTATACTGGTGTTTGTTTTATTTCTTTTAAAAACCCCAAGCATCATTCTTCCCCTTGTTTATAAAACATTTTCATTTTTTTATTCTAATGTAATTATATTATTTTTATATGCAATTACTCTATAGTATATGGAATTGTATATAAATTAAGAGAATTCTATGTAGAATTCTCTTAATGGCCTTTATTAATTTTTGCATGTGTTTTAAAGAAAACTGGGAAATGTACATTATATATTACGGTGACTACACGAATAACGAATGTTATTAATAAACAGACATAGAAAGCTAATATGTGTGCCCCCATTGCATGTGTAATTAAGAAACTAACTGCTCCTAGAATAGAAGCAATTGCATATATCTCTTTTCGGAATACATACGGGATATCTTGAGCGCAAATGTCACGTAAAATACCGCCCCCAATACCTGTAATAACTCCCATTGAAACAACTAAAAACGAGGCGTCAACGTGATGTGACATTGCTGCATTTGCACCAATAGCTGTAAATACCCCTAAACCAACAGCATCAGAAAGCATAATAACGACTTGAAGTTTATTAATGCGCTCAAAAAACATACATGTGAATAATGCTGATAGTACACTTACGAAAAAGTAAATGGGTTTTACAAATGCGACAGGAGGCAGGTTACCAATCATAATATCACGAATAATACCGCCGCCGAGCGCAGTAGCTACAGCTAAACAAAGGACACCAAATAAATCTAGATCTTTTTTTAAACCAACTAATGTACCAGAAATGGCAGCGGCGATAATGCCAAGAAACGTAAATATATCGATTAATAACATGGCTTTAATTCCTTCCTCTTAAAGATGTTCCAGAGAAAAAATATACACTAAAGTTTTGGAAATAACAATTACTTTTCGCTACATGTAGAAAAATGGATGAAATAGCTAAAGAAAGCGTTTGAAAATGCTTGATAAGTAGCAATAAAGTAAAGCGAAAAAGTGTGGAAAGATCAATAGTATAGTTTTTTGATGTAGCTTAGTTGGAGGGATGGTACAATAAGATAAGTCCGTTTTGTACATTTGTATAAAATGATAAAAAAATATTTCTGTACGGTCGAAAATAAGTGCATATGTGTTAGATAGTTTTTATAGGGATAGGGAAGGATAGCTAAAGGACAATGTTTTCGGTTACTAATAATGCTAGACTTGACTAGTTTCGGCATGAAAAATAGTTCTCAATTTAAATATGAGTTATGTTATAATTGCTAGGTGTGTTTAAACAGTAGAAAACTATGATTAAAAGATAATGTGAAGATTTTGTATGGAGGTCTTGGAATGTTAGCAAATCAAGCTAGGGTTAGATTTGAGCATTTTTTGCTCTTTTTTATTATTTTACAGCCTGTTTTAGATTTATTAACGTCTCTTAGCATCGTTTTATTAAAGTCAAATGCCACTGTTGGAATTTTGGTAAGATTTCTTATTATGGCTGTTGGTGGTATTTACATTTTAATTCAGGCAAAAGAGAAGGAAAATAGGAAGTTTTTAATTTACTTAATAATATTAGCAGTAGTTTTAGGGATAGGGTTTATTAATAATAAACTAGTTAAGAATCCTATTATACTTGGTGAAGAAGTTAAGTTTGTTGCGAAGGCATTATATATATATATCATGCTAGGATCATACATTTTAGCTTTAAAATCATTGAAAAAGAAAGTAAATATTAGTGACAAAGTCAGAAATAGTATTGTGTATTCAACATTAATCATTAACGCTATTATGGTTATTTCTATTTCGACATCTACAGACTTTGGTAGTTATCAATGGATGAAAGTTGGTTCCCGAGGGTGGTTCTATGCAGGTAATGAACTAGGGTCAATCTTAGCTATTATTTTCCCTATTGTGGTACTATATTCTATTCAAAAAACAAAGAGCGTGAAACACGTTTTATATTGGATTCCATCGCTTTTAATGATTTACTCGTTAATTCAAGTTGGTACGAAAGTAGGGATGGGCTCAATTGGTGCTACGTTAGCAGCAGTAATCGGGATTATCGTACTACAATTATTATTTGATAGAAGAAATCCAAACAAAATGTCTCTTGTACTTAATGGATTAATTGCTATTGTCCTATTGGCTGGTGTTGTTGGAACGTTTAAAATGACGCCATTAGCACAAAATATGGGTATTCATAACAACTATTTATCAGAACAAAATGTAGCGCAGCAAGGTCAAAAAGAAAAAGAAATTAAAGAGAAAATTAAAAAAGAAGAAAAACAACATAAAGTTGAGAAACCAGAAGAAAAGGCGAAGGTAGAAGCTGAAGTTAAGAAAGAGCTTGAGAAAGAGCAAAAGAAAGAAAATCAAGAAAATCTTATTTTCAGTGGACGTCAAGTATATGAAGAGAGACATAAGCAGTTCTTTAAAGAAGCGCCAACGTCACAAAAATTATTTGGAATGGGTTACGCAGGTAACTTTAAGTATAATGAACAAAAAGAGCCAGATCCGAAGCTAATCGAAATGGACTTCCATGATTGGTTTTATGATTTCGGAATTATTGGTTTTGCGTTAATGATGATTCCATTTATTTATTACGGCGTAAGAATCCTACTAGCATTTGTTACAAGATTTAAGGAAATATTTAATGTGAAATATGGAATGATTACAGCAAGCTTAGTATTAGCATTAGGTATTGCATATATTGCAGGACATATTTTGACAGCACCAGGAGTAGGGATTTACTTTGTAGTGGTGTTAGCTTGTCTAATTGTAGATTTAGAAATTGAATGATAAAAATAAAAGCTAACTTTTGTTAGCTTTTATTTTTTAGTACAGTAAAATAAAGATAGATGGAAATGTAGCGAGGATTTAAAGGAGGAAAAAATATGAGGATATTGCATATGAATGCAGGGGCAGAAGATGGTGGAGGAAAAACACATATTATTTCACTGCTCGATCAGTTTCCGGATGGTGAAGTAGAATTAG
It encodes:
- a CDS encoding trimeric intracellular cation channel family protein gives rise to the protein MLLIDIFTFLGIIAAAISGTLVGLKKDLDLFGVLCLAVATALGGGIIRDIMIGNLPPVAFVKPIYFFVSVLSALFTCMFFERINKLQVVIMLSDAVGLGVFTAIGANAAMSHHVDASFLVVSMGVITGIGGGILRDICAQDIPYVFRKEIYAIASILGAVSFLITHAMGAHILAFYVCLLITFVIRVVTVIYNVHFPVFFKTHAKINKGH
- a CDS encoding O-antigen ligase family protein; protein product: MLANQARVRFEHFLLFFIILQPVLDLLTSLSIVLLKSNATVGILVRFLIMAVGGIYILIQAKEKENRKFLIYLIILAVVLGIGFINNKLVKNPIILGEEVKFVAKALYIYIMLGSYILALKSLKKKVNISDKVRNSIVYSTLIINAIMVISISTSTDFGSYQWMKVGSRGWFYAGNELGSILAIIFPIVVLYSIQKTKSVKHVLYWIPSLLMIYSLIQVGTKVGMGSIGATLAAVIGIIVLQLLFDRRNPNKMSLVLNGLIAIVLLAGVVGTFKMTPLAQNMGIHNNYLSEQNVAQQGQKEKEIKEKIKKEEKQHKVEKPEEKAKVEAEVKKELEKEQKKENQENLIFSGRQVYEERHKQFFKEAPTSQKLFGMGYAGNFKYNEQKEPDPKLIEMDFHDWFYDFGIIGFALMMIPFIYYGVRILLAFVTRFKEIFNVKYGMITASLVLALGIAYIAGHILTAPGVGIYFVVVLACLIVDLEIE